The following proteins are encoded in a genomic region of Musa acuminata AAA Group cultivar baxijiao chromosome BXJ2-11, Cavendish_Baxijiao_AAA, whole genome shotgun sequence:
- the LOC135626565 gene encoding probable E3 ubiquitin-protein ligase XBOS33, whose protein sequence is MGNSLGCSASGERLVSAARDGDLVEARMLLEFNPSLAKYSTFRGLNSPLHFAAAKGHNEIVTLLLENGADVNLRNYCGQTALMQACRYGHWEVVQTLLIFRSVVTRVDYLSGRTALHFAAVGGHVRCIRLLVADFIPSAPYEVIGGAGSESSSDSSLDRKHDHALTKFINKPADGGITALHMAALNGYFDCVQLLLDLGANVSAVTFQYGTSANLIGAGSTPLHYAACGGNLKCCQMLLARGASRLTLNCNGWLPYDVARIWRRRCLESLLNPNSELSLPVFPLSNYLSLPLMSILNIARESGLQSLIAVDDIDLCAVCLERACSVASEGCGHELCIQCALYLCSTSNTPSEIVGPPGSIPCPFCRHGIVSFVKLPSTPAKGFKPNLALSLCNPCILHPRALDVPVACRSEVRRNRVAAVSSEIICPLTCAPFTSGVIPSCNCDDDPCPSNGSQGEVQAQSAHSSHITSDELEKMEEQRADASCSGMFWGRRSCHREHQCNSEINA, encoded by the exons ATGGGGAACTCGCTGGGCTGCTCGGCGTCAGGGGAGCGGCTGGTGTCGGCCGCGAGGGACGGCGACCTGGTGGAGGCGCGGATGCTTCTGGAGTTCAATCCCAGCCTCGCCAAGTACTCCACGTTCCGCGGCCTCAACTCCCCCCTCCACTTCGCCGCTGCCAAGGGCCACAACGAG ATCGTCACGCTGCTGCTGGAGAACGGGGCCGACGTGAATCTGAGAAACTATTGCGGCCAA ACAGCGTTGATGCAAGCGTGCCGCTACGGACACTGGGAGGTGGTGCAGACTTTGCTCATCTTCAGAAGCGTT GTGACAAGAGTGGACTATTTGAGCGGTAGGACGGCGCTGCACTTTGCAGCCGTGGGGGGACATGTGCGGTGCATTAGGCTGTTGGTTGCAGATTTCATTCCGAGTGCTCCCTATGAAGTGATTGGTGGTGCGGGCAGCGAAAGCAGCTCGGATTCTTCTTTGGACCGAAAACACGATCA TGCGCTGACAAAGTTTATAAACAAGCCTGCTGATGGAGGTATCACGGCTCTGCACATGGCAGCCCTGAATGGCTATTTCGATTGTGTGCAACTCTTACTCGATTTAGGTGCCAATGTCTCAGCAGTTACATTTCAATATGGCACGTCTGCAAACTTGATAG GAGCTGGAAGCACTCCTTTGCATTATGCAGCTTGTGGAGGGAATTTGAAATGTTGCCAG ATGCTTCTTGCCAGAGGTGCCAGCAGGTTGACATTGAACTGCAACGG ATGGCTTCCATATGATGTCGCAAGGATATGGCGACGTCGTTGCTTGGAGTCATTACTGAATCCCAATTCTGAATTGTCTTTACCTGTGTTTCCACTCTCAAATTATCTTTCCTTGCCACTTATGAGCATACTGAACATAGCAAG GGAGTCTGGGTTACAGTCTTTAATTGCCGTTGATGATATTGATCTCTGTGCTGTATGCCTTGAAAGAGCCTGCAGTGTTGCTTCAGAAG GCTGTGGCCATGAGCTCTGCATACAGTGCGCACTCTATCTTTGCTCGACAAGCAACACTCCATCCGAAATTGTGGGCCCACCTGGTTCAATTCCATGCCCTTTCTGCCGGCATGGCATAGTCTCTTTCGTCAAACTGCCCAGTACCCCTGCGAAAGGCTTCAAACCCAACCTAGCACTCAGCCTCTGCAACCCCTGCATTCTACACCCTCGTGCTCTTGATGTTCCTGTGGCGTGCAGATCGGAGGTCCGCAGGAATCGGGTGGCTGCTGTATCGTCAGAGATCATCTGCCCTCTTACTTGCGCCCCATTTACCTCGGGTGTCATCCCCTCCTGCAACTGCGATGACGACCCGTGCCCATCGAATGGATCCCAGGGAGAAGTTCAAGCACAGTCGGCCCACTCTTCGCATATCACCTCAGATGAGCTGGAAAAAATGGAAGAGCAAAGGGCTGATGCGAGCTGCTCAGGTATGTTCTGGGGTCGAAGAAGCTGCCACCGAGAGCATCAGTGCAATTCGGAGATCAATGCCTGA
- the LOC135626566 gene encoding serine/arginine-rich splicing factor RS31-like isoform X1 codes for MVKHVQQCLLTLDLTYTTSCFSCHYRRAPFSHSICSSGLQIIAGYAFVYFEDERDAGDAIRGLDGIPFGYSRRRLSVEWSRQGDRGPRYHDGSRSTGNTRPTKTLFVINFDPIRTRVRDIESHFEPYGNITNVRIRRNFAFVQFETQEEATTALESTNMSKILDRVVSVEYAFRDDDDRDEMHGSPRRGGHGRRDDSPCGHSGSPGYNRGSPSPDYGRARSPVYTKDSGFTYDRSRRPDYGRHRSRSPARRS; via the exons ATGGTGAAACATGTTCAGCAATGTCTTCTAACATTGGATTTAACGTATACGACATCATGTTTTAGTTGCCATTATAGAAGAGCTCCCTTTTCACATTCTATTTGTTCATCAGGCCTACAGATAATTGCAG GATATGCTTTTGTTTATTTTGAGGATGAGCGTGATGCTGGAGATGCCATACGGGGTCTTGATGGTATACCTTTTGGTTATAGCAGACGCAGGCTTTCAGTGGAGTGGTCAAGG CAAGGAGATCGAGGACCGAGATATCACGATGGTTCTAGGTCAACGGGAAACACGAGGCCCACCAAAACTTTGTTCGTTATCAATTTTGATCCCATTCGCACAAGAGTGCGGGACATTGAAAGTCATTTTGAACCATATGGAAATATTACAAATGTCCGGATCAGAAGGAACTTTGCATTTGTCCAGTTTGAGACCCAGGAGGAAGCCACAACAGCTCTTGAAAGCACCAATATGAG CAAGATATTAGATAGGGTGGTGTCAGTTGAGTATGCCTTTCGGGATGATGACGATCGTGATGAGATGCATGGCAGCCCTAGAAGAGGTGGTCATGGGAGACGGGATGATAGCCCTTGTGGGCATTCTGGCAGCCCAGGCTACAACAGAGGCAGCCCTAGTCCTGATTATGGCCGTGCAAGGAGTCCCGTTTACACTAAAGACAGTGGTTTCACTTATGATAGGAGCCGAAGGCCTGATTATGGTCGTCATCGAAG TCGATCTCCTGCTCGAAGGTCCTGA
- the LOC135626566 gene encoding serine/arginine-rich splicing factor RS31-like isoform X2 has translation MRPVFCGNLDHDARQSELDRLFSKYGRVDRIDMKSGYAFVYFEDERDAGDAIRGLDGIPFGYSRRRLSVEWSRQGDRGPRYHDGSRSTGNTRPTKTLFVINFDPIRTRVRDIESHFEPYGNITNVRIRRNFAFVQFETQEEATTALESTNMSKILDRVVSVEYAFRDDDDRDEMHGSPRRGGHGRRDDSPCGHSGSPGYNRGSPSPDYGRARSPVYTKDSGFTYDRSRRPDYGRHRSRSPARRS, from the exons ATGAGGCCCGTGTTCTGTGGGAATCTCGACCACGATGCTCGCCAGTCGGAACTGGATCGGCTGTTCTCCAAGTATGGAAGGGTGGATCGCATAGACATGAAGTCAG GATATGCTTTTGTTTATTTTGAGGATGAGCGTGATGCTGGAGATGCCATACGGGGTCTTGATGGTATACCTTTTGGTTATAGCAGACGCAGGCTTTCAGTGGAGTGGTCAAGG CAAGGAGATCGAGGACCGAGATATCACGATGGTTCTAGGTCAACGGGAAACACGAGGCCCACCAAAACTTTGTTCGTTATCAATTTTGATCCCATTCGCACAAGAGTGCGGGACATTGAAAGTCATTTTGAACCATATGGAAATATTACAAATGTCCGGATCAGAAGGAACTTTGCATTTGTCCAGTTTGAGACCCAGGAGGAAGCCACAACAGCTCTTGAAAGCACCAATATGAG CAAGATATTAGATAGGGTGGTGTCAGTTGAGTATGCCTTTCGGGATGATGACGATCGTGATGAGATGCATGGCAGCCCTAGAAGAGGTGGTCATGGGAGACGGGATGATAGCCCTTGTGGGCATTCTGGCAGCCCAGGCTACAACAGAGGCAGCCCTAGTCCTGATTATGGCCGTGCAAGGAGTCCCGTTTACACTAAAGACAGTGGTTTCACTTATGATAGGAGCCGAAGGCCTGATTATGGTCGTCATCGAAG TCGATCTCCTGCTCGAAGGTCCTGA